In a genomic window of Nodosilinea sp. E11:
- a CDS encoding B12-binding domain-containing radical SAM protein: protein MKALLLYPLFPQSFWSYDRFMELAGLKSTIPPLGIITVAALLPADWEIRFYDRNVKPETDADWDWCDLVILSAMLVQKPDFQALIRKAVSLGKRVAVGGPYPTSVPEAALEAGAEFLVLDEGEMTVPQFLEALDRGDTKGVFRSLEKPDVTHSPVPRFDLLQRDAYLMMAMQFSRGCPFNCEFCDIISLYGRKPRTKEPEQALGELQTLYDLGWRGSLFIVDDNFIGNQRNVKRFLRELIPWMQAHQYPFTFITEASVNLAEDDELLQLMKEAGFYAVFLGIETPDQDSLQVTRKVQNTRNPLVEACRKINEAGMLIYAGFILGFDGERAGAGDRIQAFVEQTSIPQPMLGLLQALPNTALWERLKREERLLAGDSLPAGDQNTLMNFIPTRPVSELAKDYVEGFWQLYDPQAYLSRCLRQCLSISPANRRQQTMQFPLNKGLRLFAQLVWHQGIRRAELRRQFWQQLWTIWRTKPQMLNMYLGLCAAGEHFWEYRALARERISEQLGYDPMEPAAAPVLEPALTR from the coding sequence ATGAAGGCGCTATTGCTATACCCCCTGTTTCCCCAGTCTTTCTGGTCCTACGATCGCTTTATGGAGCTGGCTGGGCTAAAGTCCACCATTCCGCCCTTGGGCATTATCACCGTTGCAGCCCTGTTGCCTGCCGACTGGGAGATTCGCTTTTACGATCGCAACGTCAAGCCTGAAACCGATGCTGACTGGGACTGGTGCGACCTGGTGATTCTCTCGGCCATGCTGGTGCAAAAGCCCGACTTTCAGGCCCTGATTCGCAAAGCAGTCAGCCTGGGCAAGCGCGTGGCCGTCGGTGGCCCCTACCCCACCTCCGTACCTGAAGCGGCTTTAGAGGCAGGGGCGGAGTTTTTGGTTTTGGATGAAGGCGAAATGACGGTGCCTCAGTTTTTAGAGGCGCTAGACCGGGGCGATACCAAGGGGGTGTTTCGCTCCTTAGAAAAGCCTGATGTCACCCACAGCCCCGTGCCACGGTTTGATCTCCTCCAGCGCGATGCCTACTTGATGATGGCCATGCAGTTTTCGCGGGGCTGCCCGTTTAACTGCGAGTTTTGCGACATTATTTCGCTCTACGGTCGCAAGCCCCGCACCAAGGAGCCCGAGCAGGCCCTAGGCGAGCTGCAAACCCTCTACGACCTGGGCTGGCGTGGCTCGCTCTTCATTGTCGATGACAACTTCATTGGCAACCAGCGCAACGTCAAGCGCTTTTTGCGCGAGCTGATCCCCTGGATGCAGGCCCACCAGTACCCCTTTACCTTCATTACTGAGGCTTCGGTCAACCTGGCCGAAGACGATGAACTGTTGCAGCTGATGAAGGAGGCCGGGTTCTACGCCGTCTTTTTGGGCATTGAAACCCCAGACCAGGACAGTTTGCAGGTGACTCGCAAGGTCCAAAATACCCGTAACCCCCTAGTAGAGGCCTGCCGCAAAATCAACGAGGCGGGCATGCTGATCTATGCCGGGTTTATTCTTGGCTTTGATGGGGAGCGGGCCGGAGCGGGCGATCGCATTCAAGCCTTTGTCGAGCAAACCAGCATTCCTCAGCCCATGTTGGGGCTGCTGCAAGCCCTGCCCAACACTGCCCTATGGGAGCGACTCAAGCGAGAGGAGCGCCTGCTCGCAGGCGATAGCCTACCGGCCGGCGATCAAAATACCCTGATGAACTTTATTCCCACCCGCCCGGTTTCGGAATTGGCCAAAGACTACGTGGAGGGGTTTTGGCAACTCTACGATCCCCAGGCCTACCTCAGTCGCTGCCTGCGGCAGTGCCTCAGCATTAGCCCGGCCAACCGCCGCCAGCAAACGATGCAGTTTCCCCTCAACAAGGGGCTACGGCTGTTTGCCCAGCTCGTTTGGCACCAGGGCATTCGTCGGGCCGAGCTGCGGCGTCAATTTTGGCAACAGCTGTGGACGATCTGGCGCACTAAGCCGCAGATGCTCAACATGTATCTAGGGCTATGCGCCGCCGGAGAGCATTTTTGGGAGTACCGCGCCTTAGCCCGCGAGCGCATCAGTGAGCAACTGGGCTATGACCCCATGGAACCGGCAGCAGCGCCGGTGCTTGAACCCGCGCTGACCCGGTAG
- the map gene encoding type I methionyl aminopeptidase: MEEQKQPSEVITLLSSRELETMRKACQLAAQLLDYLTPFVKPGVTTQKLNDLAEAWTQERGAKSAPLGYAGTVMPFPRSICTSINEVICHGIPNGEDVLRDGDIVNIDVTPILNGYHGDTSRTFLVGDVAPATRRLVEVTEEAMWRGIRAVKPGARVGDIGAAIQEYAEGEGFSVVRDFVGHGVHRIFHAAPQIPHYGEKGKGKKLRPGMVFTIEPMINVGSYEAEILVDGWTAITVDRSLSAQFEHTVAVTKDGVDVLTLSPAKVLA, translated from the coding sequence GTGGAAGAACAAAAGCAACCCTCTGAAGTCATCACCCTGCTGTCTAGCCGCGAGCTAGAGACTATGCGCAAAGCCTGCCAGCTTGCCGCTCAGCTGCTCGACTATCTCACCCCCTTCGTCAAGCCTGGGGTTACCACCCAAAAGCTCAACGACCTGGCCGAAGCCTGGACCCAAGAACGCGGTGCTAAGAGCGCTCCCCTGGGCTATGCCGGTACTGTGATGCCCTTCCCCCGCTCGATCTGCACCAGCATTAACGAGGTCATCTGCCACGGCATCCCCAACGGTGAAGACGTGCTGCGCGATGGCGACATTGTCAACATCGATGTCACTCCCATTCTCAATGGCTACCACGGCGATACCAGCCGCACCTTTTTGGTAGGCGATGTCGCCCCCGCCACTCGTCGCCTAGTCGAAGTCACCGAAGAAGCCATGTGGCGCGGCATTCGCGCCGTTAAGCCCGGTGCGCGGGTGGGCGATATCGGTGCAGCCATTCAAGAATATGCTGAGGGCGAAGGGTTCTCGGTGGTGCGCGACTTTGTGGGCCACGGCGTCCATCGCATTTTCCACGCTGCGCCGCAAATTCCCCACTATGGCGAAAAGGGCAAAGGCAAAAAGCTGCGCCCCGGCATGGTGTTTACCATTGAGCCGATGATCAACGTTGGCAGCTACGAGGCCGAAATTTTGGTCGATGGCTGGACGGCGATCACCGTCGATCGCTCCCTCTCGGCCCAGTTTGAGCACACGGTTGCAGTCACCAAAGACGGCGTTGATGTGCTGACGCTATCGCCTGCCAAGGTGTTGGCCTAG
- a CDS encoding aldo/keto reductase: MQYRRFGRTNLNLSVLSLGTMRALASKSVFFDTLRAGLALGINHIETAQGYGSSERWLGDFLQTADRPPNLVITTKITPQPDAATMAQRLADSLERLGLDCIPCLAIHGINTPEQLALVSDPQGCMAAVRRFQSEGKIGHVGFSSHGSREVIEGAIATDQFDFVNLHYYYFFQRHAPLLDLATDRDMGIFIISPGDKGGMLYSPPTQLKELCAPFSPLELTYRWLLSDPRVTTLSTGPATPAELAPLETLGDRTQPLAPEELTTLERLSAHETKVLGADRCAQCYACLPCPEAIHIPEVLRLRNLAVAYDMQPFGTYRYRMFENAGHWFPGRKASHCTDCGDCLPRCPEQLDIPALLRDTHDRLQGPARRRLWGD; encoded by the coding sequence ATGCAATACCGCCGCTTTGGCCGCACAAATCTCAATCTCTCGGTGCTATCCCTCGGCACTATGCGCGCCCTGGCCTCAAAGTCGGTGTTTTTTGACACCCTTAGAGCCGGGCTGGCCCTCGGCATCAACCATATCGAAACCGCCCAGGGCTACGGCAGCAGTGAGCGCTGGCTGGGAGACTTTCTCCAGACTGCTGACCGGCCCCCCAACCTGGTGATCACCACCAAAATTACGCCCCAGCCCGATGCCGCTACCATGGCCCAGCGCTTAGCAGACTCCCTAGAGCGGCTGGGCCTCGATTGCATCCCCTGCCTCGCCATCCACGGGATAAATACCCCGGAGCAGTTGGCCCTAGTCAGCGATCCCCAGGGCTGTATGGCGGCGGTGCGGCGGTTTCAGTCCGAGGGAAAAATTGGCCACGTGGGGTTTTCGAGCCACGGTAGCCGAGAGGTGATCGAGGGGGCGATCGCCACCGACCAGTTTGATTTTGTCAACCTGCACTACTACTACTTTTTTCAGCGCCATGCCCCCCTGCTCGACCTCGCTACCGATCGAGACATGGGCATTTTCATCATTTCCCCCGGCGATAAGGGGGGGATGCTCTATAGCCCGCCCACCCAGCTTAAAGAACTCTGCGCCCCCTTTAGCCCCTTAGAACTCACCTACCGCTGGCTGCTGTCTGACCCACGCGTCACCACCCTCAGCACCGGCCCCGCTACCCCAGCAGAACTCGCGCCGCTGGAAACCTTGGGCGATCGCACCCAGCCTCTTGCCCCCGAAGAACTCACCACCCTCGAACGGCTCTCAGCCCACGAAACCAAGGTTCTAGGCGCTGACCGCTGCGCCCAGTGCTACGCTTGCCTGCCCTGCCCCGAAGCCATCCACATTCCCGAGGTGCTGCGGCTGAGAAATCTCGCCGTGGCCTACGACATGCAACCCTTTGGCACCTACCGCTACCGCATGTTTGAGAACGCGGGCCACTGGTTTCCCGGTCGCAAAGCCAGCCACTGCACCGACTGCGGCGACTGCCTACCCCGCTGCCCCGAACAGCTAGACATCCCTGCTCTGCTGCGCGACACCCACGATCGCCTGCAAGGCCCCGCCCGCCGACGCCTCTGGGGCGATTAA
- a CDS encoding bifunctional nuclease family protein: protein MIEMRVAGIALDAMSRTPVILLRDTTDRRQLPIYIGPDQAKSIIAVLENQPAPRPLTHDLFVNLLDEWDMTLERVLIHSLQDSTYYALLTLSRGELRRELDARPSDAIAIALRLDAPIWVMEEVVAEASIPVDRDADEAEKEAFQAFLANINPSDFTQRGQSSTSNDTFESSDS, encoded by the coding sequence ATGATTGAAATGAGAGTCGCCGGGATTGCCCTCGATGCGATGTCGCGAACTCCAGTAATTTTGCTGCGAGACACTACCGATCGTCGCCAACTGCCGATCTACATCGGGCCTGACCAAGCCAAGTCGATTATTGCGGTGCTTGAGAACCAGCCCGCGCCCCGCCCCCTCACCCACGATCTGTTTGTCAACCTGCTCGACGAGTGGGATATGACCCTAGAGCGCGTGCTGATTCACTCGCTGCAAGACAGCACCTACTACGCCCTGCTGACCCTCAGCCGGGGTGAACTGCGCCGTGAGCTCGATGCTCGTCCCAGCGATGCGATCGCGATCGCCCTGCGTCTCGATGCCCCCATCTGGGTAATGGAAGAAGTCGTCGCCGAAGCCTCTATCCCCGTAGACCGCGACGCCGACGAAGCCGAAAAAGAAGCCTTTCAGGCGTTTTTGGCCAACATCAACCCCTCCGACTTCACCCAGCGGGGCCAGTCGTCTACCAGCAACGACACCTTCGAGAGTTCTGACTCCTAA
- the ribE gene encoding riboflavin synthase, whose product MFTGLIQTVGTLFHKGDTQVYIRWDSGPRPPALTDVELGDSIAVDGICLTVETILPDGFVAAVSPETLDRTSLGQLTDGSPVNLESSLRVGSKIGGHFVTGHIDGQGHLEAATEADNAWKLSFTVGDSRVARYIVPKGSIAVNGISLTVADCSPSGHWFAVAVIPVTYGETTLRHLRPGQAVNLEGDVLGKYVEKFMGGKENAPTGDGLSLDFLSEHGYG is encoded by the coding sequence ATGTTTACCGGACTGATTCAAACGGTGGGCACCCTGTTTCACAAGGGCGACACCCAGGTATATATCCGCTGGGACTCGGGGCCACGTCCCCCCGCCCTCACCGATGTCGAATTGGGGGACAGCATTGCCGTAGACGGCATTTGTCTGACGGTAGAAACCATTCTGCCCGATGGCTTTGTGGCGGCGGTGTCGCCCGAAACCCTCGATCGCACCAGTCTGGGCCAACTCACCGACGGCAGCCCAGTCAACCTGGAGTCATCCTTGCGGGTGGGCAGCAAAATCGGCGGCCACTTTGTCACCGGCCATATTGACGGGCAGGGCCACCTAGAGGCGGCGACTGAAGCCGACAACGCCTGGAAACTGAGCTTTACCGTGGGCGATAGCCGGGTGGCCCGCTACATCGTGCCCAAGGGCAGCATTGCGGTGAATGGCATCAGCCTGACGGTGGCCGACTGTAGCCCCAGCGGCCACTGGTTTGCGGTGGCGGTAATCCCCGTCACCTATGGCGAAACTACGCTGCGGCACCTGCGCCCCGGCCAGGCGGTAAACCTGGAGGGCGATGTGCTGGGCAAATACGTGGAGAAGTTTATGGGCGGCAAAGAAAACGCCCCGACGGGCGATGGGCTCTCCTTAGACTTTCTGTCAGAACATGGCTACGGCTAA
- a CDS encoding phospholipid carrier-dependent glycosyltransferase codes for MNRRIWWSALAIAALDLALRLTGLGQIESLVFDEVYYVPFALDYLQGTPSFDAHPPLGKYFIALGLWLGQWPALWLGWPSLEVNGTLVSPLAFRWLNALVGATIPVLLAAIAWELGTVSKGDQGDRFPLTEEDPPKSPLKRGTLKQLITPLLKGGRGDLLTLRQYRFALLAGLLMAMEGLTLVESRLALINIYGLALGLLGQWAWLRARQSQHPVRWRCLAGIALGAAVNVKWNWAGLWLGLLLWEIGFNRNPGSITPKTTHPAWRDRLVYLGMLPLLTYLLLWLPHLALTNEALVTVHQRLWSTHQSIGANGSHTYCSPWHSWPLMVRPVAYFFERSGQGAEAVATTIHAMGNPVLWWLSTAAILVMALGWLGRQVSVGAQPAAPLATRAVVPFILLNYLANWLPWALVSRCTFFYHAMGLGTFGTLGLAWLMAQWLENRRDRTLALLLLGAIALSFWFWLPLYLGLPLPVDALQRRWLLPGWI; via the coding sequence ATGAACCGCAGAATCTGGTGGAGTGCGCTGGCGATCGCGGCGCTGGACTTGGCCCTGCGCCTGACTGGCCTGGGGCAAATTGAGTCGCTGGTGTTTGACGAGGTCTACTACGTCCCCTTCGCCCTCGATTATCTCCAGGGCACCCCCAGCTTCGACGCCCACCCGCCCCTGGGGAAGTACTTCATTGCCTTGGGACTATGGCTGGGTCAGTGGCCCGCCCTCTGGCTGGGCTGGCCCAGCCTTGAAGTCAACGGCACTCTAGTCAGCCCTCTGGCGTTCCGCTGGCTTAACGCTCTGGTGGGGGCGACGATCCCCGTTTTGCTGGCGGCGATCGCCTGGGAGTTGGGGACTGTCAGCAAGGGCGATCAGGGTGATCGGTTCCCGCTCACAGAAGAAGATCCCCCTAAATCCCCCTTAAAAAGGGGGACTTTGAAACAACTCATTACCCCCCTTTTGAAAGGGGGCAGGGGGGATCTGCTCACGCTGCGCCAGTACCGGTTCGCCCTGCTGGCGGGTCTGCTCATGGCCATGGAAGGGCTGACCCTGGTGGAGTCGCGCCTGGCGCTGATCAACATCTACGGGCTGGCCTTGGGCCTACTGGGCCAGTGGGCCTGGCTGCGGGCCAGGCAGTCTCAGCACCCGGTTCGCTGGCGCTGTCTGGCGGGCATCGCCCTGGGGGCCGCCGTCAACGTCAAGTGGAACTGGGCCGGCCTCTGGCTGGGGCTGCTGCTGTGGGAAATCGGTTTCAACCGCAATCCAGGTTCGATCACACCTAAAACCACCCACCCCGCCTGGCGCGATCGCCTCGTATACCTGGGCATGCTTCCCCTGCTCACCTACCTGCTGCTGTGGCTACCCCATCTGGCCCTGACGAATGAAGCGTTGGTGACAGTTCACCAACGGCTCTGGTCGACCCATCAATCGATTGGGGCGAATGGCAGCCATACCTACTGTTCGCCGTGGCACAGCTGGCCGCTGATGGTGCGCCCGGTGGCCTACTTTTTTGAGCGATCGGGTCAGGGGGCCGAGGCTGTAGCCACGACCATTCACGCTATGGGCAACCCGGTGCTGTGGTGGCTTTCCACTGCCGCGATTTTGGTCATGGCCTTGGGCTGGTTGGGCCGCCAGGTTTCCGTAGGGGCACAGCCTGCTGCGCCCCTAGCCACCCGTGCCGTGGTGCCGTTTATTTTGCTCAACTACCTGGCCAACTGGCTGCCCTGGGCGCTGGTCAGCCGCTGCACATTTTTCTACCACGCTATGGGTCTGGGCACCTTTGGCACTTTAGGGCTGGCCTGGCTGATGGCCCAGTGGTTAGAAAACCGGCGCGATCGCACTCTGGCCCTGCTGCTGCTGGGTGCGATCGCCCTGAGTTTCTGGTTTTGGCTACCGCTCTATTTGGGCCTGCCCCTACCGGTCGACGCCCTCCAACGCCGCTGGCTACTACCGGGGTGGATTTAG
- a CDS encoding glutathione S-transferase family protein: MLTFYHTPLSINSRRVWVALLEKNLPFEAVVMGLGGDQFQPEFLSLNPFHHIPVLVDDGLSVIESFAILDYLEAKHPTPSLLATTPEGIATMRMVEMVTVNELVPAINPLVKQMMGFGQDPDDVLEQAKQKAEVVLKFYADKLGDQSFFCGDQLTLADIVAGTFAPWFESLGLPVDSYPTLQTWTERLMDRPAWQTTQPTARDLAAFRDRMKQRMAAQGQ, translated from the coding sequence ATGCTGACTTTTTACCATACCCCGCTATCGATTAACTCTCGTCGGGTCTGGGTGGCGTTGCTAGAGAAGAATTTGCCCTTTGAAGCCGTGGTGATGGGCTTGGGCGGTGACCAGTTTCAGCCCGAATTCTTGAGCCTCAACCCCTTTCACCACATTCCGGTGCTGGTCGATGATGGCCTATCGGTAATTGAATCCTTCGCCATTTTGGATTATCTAGAGGCCAAGCACCCCACCCCCTCCCTGCTGGCTACCACGCCCGAGGGCATCGCCACCATGCGCATGGTCGAAATGGTGACGGTGAATGAGCTGGTGCCCGCCATCAACCCGCTGGTCAAGCAGATGATGGGCTTTGGCCAAGACCCAGACGATGTACTAGAGCAGGCCAAGCAAAAGGCCGAGGTCGTGCTCAAGTTCTACGCCGACAAACTCGGCGACCAGTCCTTTTTCTGCGGCGACCAGCTCACTCTGGCCGATATTGTGGCGGGTACCTTTGCCCCCTGGTTTGAGTCGCTGGGTCTCCCCGTGGATAGCTACCCCACCCTGCAAACCTGGACAGAACGCCTGATGGATCGCCCCGCCTGGCAGACAACGCAACCGACAGCGAGGGATCTGGCGGCATTTCGCGATCGCATGAAACAGCGCATGGCCGCCCAAGGCCAGTAG
- the hisC gene encoding histidinol-phosphate transaminase — protein MSYVRPNIAAMAGYVPGEQPRPGSGILKLNSNENPYPPSPQVIEALRQVEPELLRRYPDPFARQFCQAIAEVLDVPADWIIVGNGSDDLLNLLVRACADDVARSIVYPTPTYVLYRTLAAVQPATVVEVPYPDDFQFPLKELVAAQGAITVIASPNSPSGHGVALADLRALAQQASGLVVVDEAYVDFAEGSALSLVQEFDNAMVLRTLSKGYGLAGLRLGFGIANPALLADLFKVKDSYNVDALAIALGTAAIRDQAYKNACVSQIKASRATLTQSLRQLGFKVLESHGNFVLATPPQGNAEQLYLALKKQGILVRYFKQPRLDDKLRISVGTEEQNHALIAALTHLKNC, from the coding sequence ATGAGTTACGTTCGCCCCAATATTGCCGCCATGGCTGGCTATGTGCCTGGAGAACAGCCCCGCCCCGGTTCAGGCATTCTCAAGCTCAACTCCAACGAAAACCCCTATCCGCCGTCGCCCCAGGTGATTGAGGCACTGCGGCAGGTCGAGCCTGAGCTGCTCAGACGCTACCCCGACCCCTTTGCCCGGCAGTTTTGCCAGGCGATCGCCGAGGTGCTAGACGTACCCGCAGACTGGATTATTGTGGGCAACGGCAGCGACGATCTGCTGAATCTTTTGGTGCGCGCCTGTGCCGATGATGTGGCCCGGTCAATTGTGTACCCGACCCCGACCTACGTGCTCTACCGCACCCTGGCGGCGGTGCAACCAGCCACTGTGGTGGAGGTGCCTTACCCTGACGATTTCCAGTTTCCCCTTAAGGAACTGGTGGCTGCCCAGGGAGCGATTACGGTCATTGCTTCGCCCAATAGCCCCTCGGGGCATGGGGTGGCGCTGGCTGACCTACGAGCATTAGCCCAGCAAGCCTCAGGCCTGGTGGTGGTAGATGAAGCCTACGTTGATTTTGCCGAGGGCTCGGCGCTCTCGCTGGTGCAGGAGTTTGACAATGCGATGGTGCTGCGGACCCTGTCTAAGGGCTATGGGCTGGCGGGGCTGCGGCTGGGGTTTGGCATTGCCAATCCGGCTTTGCTAGCGGATCTGTTTAAGGTGAAAGACAGCTATAACGTGGATGCCCTGGCGATCGCCCTCGGAACCGCAGCCATCCGCGATCAGGCCTACAAAAATGCCTGTGTAAGCCAGATCAAAGCCTCGCGGGCAACGTTGACCCAGTCGCTGCGGCAGCTGGGCTTTAAGGTGCTAGAGTCTCACGGCAATTTTGTCTTGGCCACACCGCCCCAGGGCAATGCGGAGCAGCTATATCTGGCCCTAAAAAAGCAGGGCATTTTGGTGCGCTACTTCAAACAGCCTCGGCTAGACGACAAGCTGCGAATTTCGGTGGGCACGGAGGAGCAAAACCACGCGCTGATCGCCGCCCTAACTCATTTAAAAAACTGCTAG
- a CDS encoding caspase, EACC1-associated type, whose amino-acid sequence MGKYALLIGVDTYGDGLQPLPAASKDVAALREVLLNPQMGGFDEAKPLINPTQPEMAEAIELWFQDRHPEDLVLLFFSGHGVKDDRRDLYFAAANTKKHRDRLLTSTATSARFIHDRIRACKAKYQVLILDCCFGGAFGELVARDSGGIPLKEQLGAEGRVVLTSTSAVDYSFEEKGADLSIYTRYLVEGIATGAADEDGDGVITIDELHRYAGRKVKETSPTMSPTLITLKDEGFRIRVARSPQDDPKLKYRKEAERRATTAEFTIPAKRLLVALRAELGVAEAEAEEIEAEVLKPHREYQFKQQEYQETLRQCLEEGAPLNQPLINDLRDYREHLRLKPEDVATIERAALNGYDLEGYVAVERQAEARRQQEEQAEVERQRLYAAVNQQKQPEHPSDQPQVNNFQFFQHADYDYSRDYQQAERNYVQGNYKDAAAVIDHLAERYPEDPSVLLLRGHIYCYGLQQYDLARQSYKAVLSLTSDPEYVDYATNALKYVNLFGPGDQITDSHQSSDTSTVQNALLTSETSDRDDLNSEKGIDYTRLRALLKAGNWRDADKETYEVMICAVGKKSGDWFTSEELLNFPCTDLRTIDGLWVKYSQGKFGFSVQKKIYVECGAQLDGKDSGDEIWHKFCERVGWRKDGKWLSRFDLQANPSFSPAGEFIWLLGGHWFGVGGEFFSRAEICEL is encoded by the coding sequence ATGGGAAAGTATGCACTTTTAATCGGCGTTGATACCTATGGGGACGGGCTACAACCGCTACCCGCCGCCTCTAAAGATGTGGCAGCACTGCGGGAGGTGTTGCTGAACCCCCAAATGGGCGGCTTTGACGAAGCAAAACCCCTGATTAATCCCACACAACCAGAGATGGCAGAGGCCATTGAGCTGTGGTTTCAGGATCGGCACCCAGAGGATTTGGTGCTGCTGTTCTTTTCGGGGCACGGAGTCAAGGACGATCGTCGGGATTTATACTTTGCTGCTGCTAATACTAAAAAGCACCGAGATCGCCTACTCACGTCTACTGCCACTTCTGCCCGGTTCATCCACGACCGGATTCGAGCCTGCAAAGCCAAATACCAGGTGCTGATCCTCGACTGCTGCTTTGGCGGAGCCTTCGGCGAGTTGGTGGCGCGGGATAGTGGCGGAATTCCTTTGAAAGAACAATTGGGAGCCGAGGGGCGGGTAGTGCTGACTTCCACCAGCGCTGTGGATTATTCCTTTGAAGAAAAGGGCGCGGATCTATCCATCTACACCCGCTACCTGGTGGAAGGCATTGCCACAGGTGCAGCAGATGAAGATGGCGATGGGGTGATCACCATTGATGAACTGCACCGCTATGCCGGGCGCAAGGTGAAGGAAACCTCCCCGACCATGAGTCCAACCCTAATTACCCTCAAGGATGAGGGCTTTCGGATTCGGGTAGCGCGGTCGCCCCAGGATGACCCCAAGCTGAAATATCGCAAAGAGGCTGAACGCCGAGCTACCACAGCGGAGTTTACAATCCCGGCCAAGCGGCTACTAGTGGCGCTTCGTGCTGAACTAGGAGTTGCGGAGGCGGAGGCAGAGGAGATCGAAGCTGAGGTGCTGAAGCCCCATCGGGAATATCAGTTTAAGCAGCAAGAGTATCAGGAGACTCTACGCCAGTGCTTAGAAGAGGGGGCACCCTTAAATCAGCCCCTAATCAACGACCTGAGAGACTATCGAGAACACCTACGACTCAAACCAGAGGATGTAGCCACAATTGAGCGGGCGGCCTTGAATGGCTATGATTTAGAAGGATATGTCGCAGTAGAACGCCAGGCAGAAGCTCGACGCCAACAAGAAGAACAGGCCGAAGTCGAACGTCAAAGATTATATGCCGCTGTAAATCAGCAAAAACAACCCGAACATCCTAGCGACCAGCCCCAGGTCAATAACTTCCAGTTTTTCCAGCACGCTGATTACGATTACTCCCGAGATTATCAGCAAGCAGAGAGAAACTATGTGCAGGGTAACTATAAGGATGCCGCTGCTGTTATTGATCATTTAGCCGAACGATATCCTGAGGATCCTAGTGTTTTATTACTACGAGGTCATATCTATTGCTATGGTTTGCAACAGTACGATCTGGCTCGTCAGTCCTACAAAGCAGTGCTGAGTCTTACCTCTGACCCAGAATATGTTGACTATGCTACCAACGCGTTGAAGTATGTCAATCTTTTTGGCCCCGGTGATCAGATAACCGATTCCCATCAGTCATCCGATACCTCTACGGTTCAAAACGCTCTATTAACTTCAGAAACGTCAGACCGAGATGACCTGAATTCAGAAAAGGGGATTGACTACACTCGCCTGCGCGCCCTGCTGAAAGCCGGCAATTGGCGCGACGCTGACAAAGAAACCTATGAGGTGATGATTTGCGCCGTGGGCAAAAAATCGGGTGATTGGTTCACCAGCGAAGAATTGCTGAACTTTCCCTGCACAGATTTACGCACAATTGACGGGTTGTGGGTGAAATATAGCCAGGGTAAATTTGGCTTTAGTGTACAAAAGAAAATTTATGTGGAGTGCGGTGCCCAGCTGGATGGCAAAGACTCTGGTGATGAAATTTGGCATAAGTTTTGCGAACGCGTCGGCTGGCGCAAAGATGGCAAGTGGCTGAGCAGATTTGACCTCCAAGCCAACCCTTCTTTTTCTCCCGCAGGAGAGTTTATCTGGTTATTGGGGGGGCATTGGTTTGGGGTGGGTGGGGAGTTTTTCTCTCGTGCAGAGATTTGTGAACTGTAG